In Carassius auratus strain Wakin chromosome 39, ASM336829v1, whole genome shotgun sequence, a genomic segment contains:
- the LOC113058051 gene encoding zinc finger protein 518B-like yields the protein MRSQQSFMSFMNSKDSAIPRKDFDRLCCAKCRFSTKDTDLFERHVSHHKEVTFSCALCSYVSYSKTESQKHIVLHTGSYPYRCSFCSYGAVRRDYMVKHILRIHKRNAEEGFITDFVVSTPDGCPSVPDALRISDWPERNDQCAIPNSHVERSSGSQPDQSSVISKTVSQTRGNRARMTYSFTMPSMTNKTTVIPVSKTQSTIPSCAPSTSHSLGNTPQVVLRSREANSNLLNAQPCADGRNKVVSSRTVSEKLIPKAMFPRVHISSTATLQQSPKVGVPEKAMASNNIPRVQVRAPIELNTPLRPLLNAPLSKRNIQMDQMAGLSKTGLKVGTQRPVVLPSSPIKRPLHSNAEKSNQSRATSRAPVGSSAETSSTLSSVQVELLAPLNQPIQHNKPLTVSCPEEINIPAGCLVELVEVKNVNGTRELELRMIPPNGSPQDQKSNVDEPSSATTGGRLSFKCQVAKGCPVSSSTSSSSHEVKQQQPSSCTNVQTITKSVQSAHKPQCSSETPARSKHNPKTKDPKIITLDRPDLSSESLPVISSVFSLCPTPKSTQSISKSSPEMQRWKVATKEPKDEVKNAEQSLVCSILIKKEEAEDKPKGASLGLKETKTEDETSAGSAISKTLVQVKTSEKPPNKSHSKQGTCLTVSHPLVVPNQNIVPSNKDDISQQDRGNSVQKHNSSVSNMYPKVALFRIPSSLLEPKKKPPEAPTREESLMARPVLSCTLSEQNVSGSPEVAIKLILKRNLCESEEKHQDSPPRKKHKKEKRKAKKHRSSSVGTGLSQSSNEGHQELRLTPLKVDQRIKLPGPNQPVVVLNHPNPSVQSVSVGVQTLKNYKWIHSVDHEQEQREQRVRKRPSFKMKLKKVNGQKYQVIEFVLKGVSEKQLS from the coding sequence ATGCGTTCACAACAAAGTTTCATGTCATTTATGAACAGCAAGGACAGTGCTATACCTAGAAAAGACTTTGATCGCCTGTGCTGTGCAAAATGTCGCTTTTCAACCAAGGACACTGACCTGTTCGAGAGGCACGTGTCCCATCATAAGGAGGTGACTTTCTCCTGTGCGCTCTGCAGCTATGTTTCCTACTCTAAAACAGAGTCTCAGAAACACATTGTTTTGCACACTGGCTCGTATCCGTACAGGTGTAGCTTCTGCTCGTACGGAGCCGTGCGGAGAGACTACATGGTGAAGCATATTCTTCGTATACACAAGAGAAATGCAGAAGAAGGCTTCATAACTGATTTTGTCGTATCCACCCCAGATGGATGTCCATCTGTTCCTGATGCTCTCAGGATTTCAGATTGGCCTGAAAGGAACGACCAGTGTGCAATTCCCAATTCCCATGTGGAACGCTCCAGTGGAAGTCAACCCGACCAATCATCTGTTATTAGTAAAACAGTGAGCCAAACCAGGGGTAATCGAGCTCGTATGACCTACAGTTTCACAATGCCATCTATGACCAATAAAACAACAGTCATTCCGGTTTCTAAGACTCAGTCCACCATTCCCAGCTGTGCTCCAAGCACCAGTCACTCGTTAGGCAACACGCCACAAGTGGTTCTAAGATCACGGGAGGCAAACAGCAACCTATTGAATGCGCAACCCTGTGCCGATGGGAGAAACAAGGTGGTTAGTAGCAGAACCGTTTCGGAAAAGCTTATTCCGAAAGCTATGTTCCCAAGAGTCCATATTAGCTCTACAGCAACACTACAGCAAAGCCCAAAGGTTGGTGTTCCTGAAAAGGCAATGGCTTCAAACAACATTCCCAGAGTACAGGTCCGAGCACCTATTGAATTGAACACCCCACTTCGACCACTACTTAATGCGCCATTATCCAAGAGGAATATTCAGATGGATCAGATGGCTGGTCTGTCCAAAACAGGGCTTAAAGTTGGGACACAGAGACCAGTAGTACTTCCCAGCAGTCCAATCAAACGTCCACTGCACTCCAATGCAGAAAAGAGCAATCAGTCAAGAGCGACCTCCAGAGCACCTGTAGGATCCTCAGCAGAGACATCGAGCACATTATCCAGTGTCCAAGTGGAACTGTTAGCGCCTTTGAACCAGCCAATTCAACACAACAAGCCTCTGACCGTGTCCTGTCCAGAGGAGATCAATATTCCTGCTGGGTGTTTGGTGGAACTGGTTGAGGTGAAAAATGTCAATGGGACTCGAGAGTTGGAGCTACGGATGATCCCACCCAATGGGAGTCCGCAAGACCAGAAGAGCAATGTGGATGAACCTTCATCAGCCACAACTGGAGGCAGACTGTCCTTCAAATGCCAAGTTGCCAAAGGGTGTCCAGTCAGCTCTTCCACGTCTTCATCATCTCATGAAGTCAAACAGCAGCAGCCGTCATCGTGCACCAATGTTCAGACTATcacaaaatctgttcagtcaGCACACAAACCACAGTGTTCTTCAGAGACGCCAGCCAGGAGCAAACACAACCCCAAGACCAAGGATCCAAAGATCATCACGCTTGACCGTCCAGATTTGAGTTCTGAAAGCCTTCCTGTGATCTCATCCGTTTTCTCTCTTTGTCCCACACCTAAGTCAACTCAAAGCATCTCAAAGTCCTCGCCAGAAATGCAACGGTGGAAGGTGGCAACAAAAGAGCCAAAGGACGAGGTGAAGAATGCAGAGCAATCACTAGTCTGTAGTATTCTGATTAAGAAGGAGGAAGCTGAGGACAAACCCAAAGGTGCTTCTTTGGGTCTCAAAGAAACAAAGACAGAGGATGAGACTAGTGCAGGCTCAGCAATATCTAAGACTCTTGTTCAAGTGAAAACATCAGAAAAACCCCCAAACAAAAGTCATTCAAAACAAGGTACATGTTTGACAGTGTCTCATCCATTGGTCGTGCCAAACCAAAACATTGTTCCATCAAACAAGGATGACATTTCACAGCAAGACAGGGGAAATTCGGTCCAAAAACACAATTCCAGTGTTTCCAACATGTATCCAAAAGTAGCTTTGTTCAGGATTCCCAGTTCTCTGTTGGAACCCAAGAAGAAACCTCCAGAAGCCCCAACACGAGAGGAGAGTTTGATGGCACGACCGGTTCTCAGCTGCACGCTAAGCGAGCAGAACGTGTCTGGAAGTCCTGAGGTGGCCATCAAGCTGATACTAAAGAGAAACCTTTGTGAAAGTGAAGAGAAGCACCAAGACTCTCCACCACGGAAAAAGcacaagaaagaaaagagaaaagccAAGAAACACAGGTCGTCATCGGTTGGGACAGGCCTTTCTCAATCATCAAATGAAGGTCATCAGGAACTGAGGTTAACTCCACTGAAAGTGGATCAGCGTATCAAGCTTCCTGGTCCGAATCAGCCGGTTGTGGTTCTGAACCACCCCAATCCTTCGGTTCAGAGCGTCAGTGTTGGCGTCCAAACCCTGAAGAACTATAAGTGGATTCACTCAGTGGATCACGAGCAGGAACAGAGGGAACAACGTGTGAGAAAACGGCCTTCATTCAAGATGAAACTCAAGAAAGTTAATGGACAGAAGTATCAGGTAATCGAGTTCGTTCTAAAGGGAGTCTCGGAGAAACAGCTCTCGTAA